CGTCGCCGTCGGAGCGTCGACAGGGGGCACCGAAGCCCTGCGCGAGTTCCTGATGGCCCTTCCGGCCAACGCACCCGGCACTGTCATCGTCCAGCACATGCCCGAGCACTTCACCGCCGCCTTCGCCAAACGGCTCGACGGACTGTGCCAGGTCAGCGTCAAGGAGGCCGAGGATGGCGACCCGGTATTGCGCGGACACGTGTTGATCGCCCCCGGCGGACGACATCTTCTGCTGGAACGCCAGGGCGCCCGTTATCATGTCGCCGTGAAGGATGGTCCGCTGGTGTCGCGCCATCGACCGTCGGTCGACGTGCTGTTCCGCTCGACCGCCAGGGCGGCCGGCCCCAATGCCATCGGCGTCATCATGACCGGCATGGGCGACGACGGCGCCCGCGGAATGCTCGAAATGAAGGAAGCCGGCGCCCACACCATCGCGCAGGACGAGGAGAGCTGCGTGGTGTTCGGCATGCCGAGAGAGGCTATCGCGCGCGGCGGCGTCGACACCATCCTGTCGCTTGAGGACATCGCGCCGCACGTCATCCTGCAACAGTCGCGGCGGTGACCGGCGCCGATCGCTTTAAGCGATTTACGTCCGTCCGCCTGCCGAGGAGGACGGTCTCGCCGACGCCGTCTCGACCCTGGCGATGACCGACATGCCGGGCCGCAGACGCTCCGCCATCGGCTGATCGTCCGCCAGGCGAATGCGAACCGGGATGCGCTGAACCACCTTGGTGAAGTTGCCGCTGGCGTTGTCGGCCTTCAGAACGCTGAACTCGGATCCGGTGGCCGGGGCCAGTTCCTCGACAGTGCCCTGCAAGGCCGCACCATCGAGACCATCCACATCAATCGTGACGGGCTGGCCCACCTGCATGTGGGCGGTCTGCGTTTCCTTGTAATTGGCAACGATCCATCGAGTGGGCGGCACCAGAAACATCAACTGCGTGCCGGCCGTCACATATTGCCCTTTCCTGACCGAGCTTTCGCCGATCTGTCCGTCGGCGGGCGCGGTGATCACCGTGTTGCCGAGGTTGATGCGAGCAAGGTCGGCGGCCGCCTCGGCGGCGTGCACCTGCGCCGTCAGGCCCGAGCGTGACACGTCGGTGGCCCGCACCTGCGCCTCGGCCAGCCTGACGTTGGCCTCGGCTGCCGACACGCCGGCCTCGGCGACCTTGAGGGCGGCCACGGCACTGTCGAGATCGGTTTCGGCACGGATCCCTTTCTGGGCAAGCGAACTGACACGCGCGTAAGCCGCCTTGGCCTCTGCAAGCTGGGCGGCCGCCTGATCGAGTGATGCCTTGCGGACGGCGACCGTGGCGACGGTTTGGGCCATGGTCTGGTCGACGTTGACCAGCGAGGCTTTGGCGATGTCGAGCTGCGCCACGGCCTGTTCCAACTGCTGGCGGTAGATGCGATCATCGACGCGGACCAGGGGATCGCCGGCCTTCACGACCTGGAAGTCGCGCACCGGCACCTCGGTCACGTAGCCGCTGACCTGGGAGGCCAGTGCGGTCACCTGTCCGCGTACATAGGCGTTCTCCGTCACCTCGACGGTGCTGGTGAACGGCCAGAGATGCCAGGCCCACAACACGGCCGCCGTGCCGGCAAACGCCACGAGCAGCATGCCGAAGACCGTTGCGACGCCGGCCTTGGCAACCTTGGGCGGCGGCGCCGACCGCTGCGGAGAGGGGGCCGCATCGGTGGTCTCGGTATCCATGCTGCGGCGAGCGTGGCTGGTGACGGCGGTTGCCGCCTCCGGCGACGGTGGACGGATGGGCTGGTTCATTGCGGCGTGGTCCTGAGTTTGCGTGACTGCCGGTAGCGGGCGGCAGACAGGCGCCGCCGGGTCAGTCGCCGAGCCTTTTCGATGCTGCCCGTCAGGACGCGGAAGACGTCACTGGCGAAGGTCCAGAAGAGAAAGCAGAGGGCGATCAGGCTGTTGAGAAGCGAGGCATCGTTGTAGGCCCGGACATTGGCCTCGCGGGTGGCCGCTTGGGCGAGCAGCGTTCGCGCCTGAACGTCACGCCGCACCGGGTCGACGATCGTCTTGGCGTAGGCGCCTTGATAAAGCTTGATCCTCTGCGCGACTTGGGGATCGGCCGGATCGAGCGCATCGACGAGGACCGCCGAATATTCATGCTCCCGATAGAGCTGATAGGTCCCCAGCACCGCCGGGCCGGCAAGACCACCGATCCCCTGCGACAGGCTGAACAGCACCGAGAACGTGACGATGTGGTCGGTGCCACGCGACAAGGCCTTGGTGATTCCCATGAGCAGCAGCGGCCCCATGAACATGCCGGTGGCAAGCGAGATCATCAGCTGGCTGAGATAGACATCGTGAGGCCGGGTGAGATTGGTGGCGTTATGCTCGAGGTAACTGCCGGCGACCACCAGACCGATCGAGATGCCGAGGATTGCCAGCACGCGCTTGGGTCCGAACATCAGCGCCGAGATCACGGCTCCAACGATGGTGGCGGCGAAAATGACGGCATAGAGGGGCTGCAACTGATCCGGCCCCATGCCGAGCGTGCGAAGAAGTCCCGGCGCCGTGTAGCTCTGCTCGGACAGCAGGAAGCGCATACCGACCGCCCCCATGCCGAAGCGGAAGGCATCGCTGGTTCCGAGCCAGCGCGTCATGATCAAAGGGCGCGCCCGATGATGCTCGATCAGCACCGCCGCCAGGGCCATCGCCATGGCCGCGATGATGGCGTAGGCCATCCATGGATTGTCCTCCCACCATTCATAGCGCATCTGGGCGAACACGGCGCCGACCAGGGCGATCGCCGGAGCCATCAGGGCAAAGGACAGGAAATCGAGCGGCTCGAAAAC
Above is a window of Pleomorphomonas sp. T1.2MG-36 DNA encoding:
- a CDS encoding protein-glutamate methylesterase/protein-glutamine glutaminase, translating into MTLPSQKRVRVLIVDDSASVRQTLATILGNDPEIEVIGVAADPFVAAKRLREDIPDVITLDVEMPRMDGITFLKKLMAQHPIPVVMCSSLIEEGSETLMQTLEAGAVDVILKPKIAAADHLAEQAMLICDTVKSAARARLGRRKTDKPALVPGAKTPAPKLTADAMLPPAAHGAMAKTTEIIVAVGASTGGTEALREFLMALPANAPGTVIVQHMPEHFTAAFAKRLDGLCQVSVKEAEDGDPVLRGHVLIAPGGRHLLLERQGARYHVAVKDGPLVSRHRPSVDVLFRSTARAAGPNAIGVIMTGMGDDGARGMLEMKEAGAHTIAQDEESCVVFGMPREAIARGGVDTILSLEDIAPHVILQQSRR
- a CDS encoding HlyD family secretion protein, which produces MLLVAFAGTAAVLWAWHLWPFTSTVEVTENAYVRGQVTALASQVSGYVTEVPVRDFQVVKAGDPLVRVDDRIYRQQLEQAVAQLDIAKASLVNVDQTMAQTVATVAVRKASLDQAAAQLAEAKAAYARVSSLAQKGIRAETDLDSAVAALKVAEAGVSAAEANVRLAEAQVRATDVSRSGLTAQVHAAEAAADLARINLGNTVITAPADGQIGESSVRKGQYVTAGTQLMFLVPPTRWIVANYKETQTAHMQVGQPVTIDVDGLDGAALQGTVEELAPATGSEFSVLKADNASGNFTKVVQRIPVRIRLADDQPMAERLRPGMSVIARVETASARPSSSAGGRT
- a CDS encoding MFS transporter, which encodes MTPQPLDPLPDWDPEERPRMPGSPALVKHSPGRRLAYGLVGLLVITTSGLGTGLVSANLQNIQGHLGLTPSEAAWLPAVYVMFNASANLILFKCRQRFGIRHFAEAGIAAYVLLCVLHLVVADYPTALLLRAVAGFAAAPMSALGMFYLMQAFPLKHLGRALCLALGLMQAMTPLAWVLSPSLSSTGDFREIYRLELGMALISLAAMVIVKLPQGIRIRVFEPLDFLSFALMAPAIALVGAVFAQMRYEWWEDNPWMAYAIIAAMAMALAAVLIEHHRARPLIMTRWLGTSDAFRFGMGAVGMRFLLSEQSYTAPGLLRTLGMGPDQLQPLYAVIFAATIVGAVISALMFGPKRVLAILGISIGLVVAGSYLEHNATNLTRPHDVYLSQLMISLATGMFMGPLLLMGITKALSRGTDHIVTFSVLFSLSQGIGGLAGPAVLGTYQLYREHEYSAVLVDALDPADPQVAQRIKLYQGAYAKTIVDPVRRDVQARTLLAQAATREANVRAYNDASLLNSLIALCFLFWTFASDVFRVLTGSIEKARRLTRRRLSAARYRQSRKLRTTPQ